Within Kutzneria chonburiensis, the genomic segment CGGCTGCTGACCACGGAGGCCGACGGCGTCGAGATCGCGCACGAGGCCCTGATCCGGCACTGGCCGCGGCTGCGGGACTGGCTGGCCGAGGACCGCGAGGGGCTGCGCATCCACCGCCGGCTGACCCAGGCCACCGACGACTGGGAATCGCTCGGCCGCGACCCGGGTGCGCTCTACCAGGGCATCCGCCTCGAGTCGGCGGCCGAGTGGACCGAGCGCGCCGGCGAGGCCGTCAGCCTGCGGGAGCACGCTTTCCTCGACGCCAGCCTGTCGGCGCGACGGGGCCGCACGCGTCGCCTGCGCCAGGCCGCGGCCCTGCTCGGCGCGCTGCTGCTGATCGCCGTCGCGGCCACGGCGTACGCCGTCCAGGCGTCGCGGACCGCCACCGAGCAGCGCAATGTGGCGTTGTCGCAGCGTCTGCTGGGGCTGACGTCGCTGCGGGCAACCGATCCGGCGCTGGCCCTGCAACTGACGGTCGCCGCCTATCGGCTCGATCCGTCGCCGTCGGCGCGGGACAGCGTGCTCAGCAGCCTGGCCGCCCCGTACGCGGCGCAGGTCAGCGTGGGGAACGGCGCGGCCCTGAGCACGGCGGTGAGCCAGCGCGGGCATCTGCTCGTCGCCAGCGGCGACGACGGGGCCGTGACCCTGTTCGACGTTGCCGATCCGCACCACCCGGTATCTGTGGCGAAATTGCCCGGCCGTAGCGGCCCGGTGACCTCCGTCGCCGTCAACGCCGCCGGCACTCTCATCGCCACCGGCGGCGCGGACCACGTCGTCGAGCTGTGGGATGTGAGCGATCCTCGCCAGCCACGAAAGCGTGCTTCCTTGGCCGGACACGCCGCCATGGTGGCTTTCGTGGCGTTCAGCCCCGACGGCCGCACCCTCGCCTCCGGCGGTTACGACAACACCGCGCGGCTGTGGGACGTCGACACCGCCGGTCAGCTGGCCGTCATCCCCGGCAACGGCGGCGTCGTGCCCGGTGTCGCCTTCAGCCGTGACGGCCACACCGTGGCCACCGCCAACTACGACGGCACCGCTCGGCTGTGGAACGTCACCGACGCTCGGCAACCCTTGGCCGGGGCTGTCCTCAAGGCCCCGGGGGCGATGACCGCCGTCGCCTTCGGCCCTTCCGTGCTCGCCACTGCCGGCAATGACGCCACGATCCGGCTCTGGGACCTCGACGGCACGCAGCTCGCCACGTTGGCAGGGCACAGCAAAGCCTTGCTGGCGCTGGCTTTCAGCCCCGACGGGCGCACTCTGGCCAGCGGCAGCGCCGACAAGACCGTGCGGCTGTGGGACGTCTCGCAGCCGCGGCAGGCCCGCGAGTCCCAGTCGCTGCCAGGGCACACCAACGCCGTCTCCTCGGTCGCTTTCGGGCCCGACGGGCAGGTGTTGGCCACCGCCAGCTCCGACAAGACCGTTCGCGTCGAGGACCTCTCGCCGCGGACTCCCGCCACCGCCGTCGCCGTGCACGGCTCCCAGGCCGTCGTCGGCGGCCGCGACGGCGTCACCCGCCTGATCGACGTTTCCGCCGGCTCACGGGTGATCGCCACCTTCCCCGGCGGCTCGTCCCCGATTAACGCCGCCTTCTTCGACGGCCACGTAGTGTCCACTGTGGACGTTTCCGGTGCAGTGCGCCGTTGGGACGTCGACCATCCGGCCCAGGTCTCCGTCCAGCAGACCGATCCCGCCGTCTGGTCCGCCTTCAGTCCCGACGGGCACACCCTGGCCGGTTCCGGCATCGACGGTTCCGTTCGGCTCTGGCGTGGCACCGAGGCGTTGCGGCTGCCGTCCTCCGGCCCCACCGCCACCGCCGTCGCCTTCAGCCCTGACGGCCGTTACCTGGCCTCCGGCGCCGCCGACAACAAGATCCGCGTCTGGCGCCTGTCCGACCGCTCCCTGCTCGCCACCCTGTTCGGGCACACCGACGTCGTCAACGCCCTCGCCTTTTCCCCCGACGGTTCCACCTTGGCTTCCGGCGGCGTCGACACCACCGTGCGACTGTGGGACCTGCACCACCAGACCGCGCTGTTCACCGGCCACACCGACGCCGTCGAGGCACTTTCCTTCTCGCCCAACGGTTCCACCCTCGCGTCCGCCGGCACCGACGACACCGTGCGCCTCTGGGACGTGCATAATCCCGGCACCCCCACGGTTCTCACCGGCCACGCCGACACCGTCAACGTCGTCGCCTTCGCCGGCGGCACGCTCTTGAGCGCCGGCGACGACACCGTGCGGTCGTGGGATCCTGACGTCTCCGGCACCATCTCCCGCATCTGCGCCACCGCTTGGCCCCGGATCACCGCCGAGGAGTGGGACCGCTACCTACCCGGCGTCGAATACCAGCCGCCCTGCCCCTGATCAGGGACGACGAGCGCCCGTCCAGCACCCCCTCTGCGGCCGACGGAATTCGTGCAACCCCGGCGGCTGTCGCGGGCGTGTTCACTGGTGGAGCCGACGACACGGAGGGGACATGGCCGATCGCGACATCGCGTTCGCGCAGTTCGTCACGGCCAAGGGGGACGGGCTGCAGCGCACGGCCTACCTGCTGTGCGGGGACTGGCACCGCGCCGAGGACCTGACCCAGGTCACGTTCACGAAGCTGTACCGGCAGTGGCCGAAGCTGACCGACCGGGAGGCGCTGGACGGCTACGCCCGCAAGGTGCTGGTGCGGACGTTCCTGTCGGAGCGCCGCCTTGGCTGGTTCCGGCGGGAGCACGTCACGGCGGAGCACGAGGACGCCGCGGACCGCGGGATCGGGCAGCCGGAGGACCGGATGATGCTGCTGGCGGCGCTGGCCCGGGTGCCGAAGGGGCAGCGGGCGGTGCTGGTGCTCAGGTACTGGGAGGACCTGTCGATCGAGGACACGGCCCGGCTGCTGGAGTGCTCGGAAGGGACCGTGAAGAGCCAGGCGGCACGGGGGTTGCAGGCGCTGCGAACGCTGCTGGACGTGACACCACTGAGCCCGAGGAGGGGCGCGTGAACGAGCAGGACCTGCGGGAAGCACTCAGGGATGCGATGACGGAGGCGGTCCCGCCGCGCCCGGTGACGGCCGATGCGGCGCTGACGAAGGCGCAGCGGGCGCTGCGGGCCCGGCGGGCGAACATCGCCGGCCTGGGGGTGGGCGTGGCGGTGGTGGCGCTGGTCGCGGGGGCATTCACGGTGCCGTCGGCGCGCACGCTGCTGGGCCCGGCGGCGGGGCCGAAGACGACGCCCGCGCCGACGTCGTCGATCTCGCACGGCGACCGTACGCAGTACAAGGGCCCGCAGTACGACAAGGGCGTGCAGCTGTTGGACGCGCTCGACGGCATCCTGCCGTACCCGCTCCAGCGGGCCACCGCGGAGCAGACCAAGGGCGCGCGGTTCGACCTGCGCACGCATCAGGCCCAGGTCGAGGACTGGGACAAGAACACGTGGAGCTATTCGGCGATTGAGGCGGTCGCCCCGCCGGGGGCCAACGGCGCCGGACAGCTGAACGTCGAAGTGCACAGCCCGGGCAACGACATCCCGGCCGACCCCTGCCTGGCGGCCAAGGCCTTCTGGGGCGGGACGATCGGCGGCGACTGCCAGGACGTCCAGGTGGCCGGCAAGCACGTCGGGCTGGTCCGGCACACCACCAGCTCGCATCCCGACGCGCTCGCGGCGTACCGGTATCCGGACGGCACGGTGGTGTACCTGACGCAGAGCAAGGACTACTTCATGTCGGGCGCGGCCGGCCTGGCGACGCTGCCGCTGACCGACGACCAGTTGGCCAATCTGGTGCTCACGCCGGGCTTCAAGGTGGCCCCCTGAGGATTTCGTTGGGACGAACCGGGTCCCGTGTGTCAACCTGATCGCCGACAACGGACGATCAAGGGGGCACGGCCATGGAGAAGATTCCGACGATCTTCGAGCGGGACGGCCGTTTCCACGTCGTCGACCGCCCGCGCGCCGACTGCGCGTGGGTGTTCGACGGCGAGGGCACGGCGACGGAGAAGCTCGACGGCACCAACGTCCGGCTGACCGTGCGCTGTGGCAGCGTCGTCCGGGTCGAGAAGCGGCGCAACCCGAACCGGGAGCAGAAGCAGCGCGGCATCGTGGACGGCTGGTACGTCGACGCCGGTCCCGAGGACAAGTGGATCACGGCGGCGGCCGACGGCACCGACGTGTCGGCGTGGCCGGACGGCGAGCACTCGTGCGAGGCGATCGGCCCGCGCGTGCAGGGCAATCCGCTCGGCCTTGACGCCCATGTCTGCGTGCCGTTCAACCTGAGCGCGCCGGTGTATCTTGACGTGCCACGGGACTTCGCCGGCCTGAAGGCGTTCCTGGCCACTGTGGACAGTGTCTACTCGCCGGGGAACCTGGCCGAGGGACTGGTGTTCCACCACCAGGACGGCCGGCGGGCGAAGATCAAGCGCAAGGACTTCGGGCCGTGAAGGTTGCCCCCTTGAGAAGACACTATCCGCGCACGCCGCACCTGCCGTGGTCCCCGGGCGCCACGGCGGACGACGAGCGGACCGCGGACGTGTCCGGGCTGGCCGGGCGCGAGGTCGTGGTGACCGAGAAGCTGGACGGCGAGAACACCACGCTGTACCGCGACGGCCTGCACGCCCGGTCGTTGGACTCGGCCCATCACCCGTCGCGGGCGTGGGTGAAGTCCTTGCACGGCAACGTGTCCGGCGCGATACCGGAGGGATGGCGGGTGTGCGGCGAGAACATGTTCGCCCGCCATTCCCTCGGCTACGACGACCTGGACAGCTGGTTCTACGCCTTCTCGGTGTGGGCCGGCGACCGCTGCCTGTCCTGGGACGCCACGGTCCGGTTTGCCACGTCGCTGGGCATCCCGACGCCGAAGGTGTTGTGGCGCGGTGTTTTCGACGAACGCGTGCTGCGCAAGCTCCGGCTCGACCTGAGCAGGCAGGAGGGCTACGTCGTCCGGGCCGCCGACAGCTTCACGTTCGACAAGTTCCGGCACCGTGTGGCGAAGTGGGTGCGGACCGGCCACGTGCAGACCGACCAGCACTGGATGCTGGCCCCGGTGGTGGCCAACGGCCGCGGCCCGGCGTCGGCGCTGTGGGACGTCCGCGCCGGCATGGCGCCGGACGTGCCGGCCTTGCTGAACGCGGTAGGGTTTGACGCGGTGGAAGACCTCGGTGACGTGGTCGGTCGGCTGGATCTGCTGGGGCGTAGGGGAGACGCTCGGCTCTCCGGCGTGCTGGCGACGATGCTGCGTGGGCAGTCGCGGTGGAGGGTCGCGGCGGATCTCGTTGCACCGCTCGGCATGCGGCTCGCTCGACAGGTCGCCGACCTGACCGGTCTGTACGGCCGACTGCTGACGCCGTTCCCCGACGAGGAGCGTCGGGTCGGGCTCACGCGGTTGGCGTTGGCGGCCGATCTCGGTGTGCTGCATGCCGTTGCCGCGGCGGCCCAGCCGGACAACCCCGAGGTCGAGTGGTCTTCGCTGCATGCCGAGGAAGCCGGTCTGCTAGGCGCGAATCCGTTCGAGCCACTGAAGTCGGCGCTGCGGATGCAGGCGCTCGACGAGGACGTGGCCGACCGTTGCTGGGCCGAGGCCCGGTGCCGGATTTCCACTGCCGCCGAGGCGATTCCGCTGTCGTGGCGCTGGCGGTCGGGCGATTTCCCCCGTCTGATCGCCATGATCGGCCCGTCGGGCAGCGGCAAGAGCCAGTTCATCGCTTCCCTCAAGGGGATCGACGAGGTCGTGTCACTGGACGACCTGCGCGAGGCCCGGGGCTCTCGGGCCGACCAGAGCGCCAACTCGGCCATTTTTC encodes:
- a CDS encoding SigE family RNA polymerase sigma factor, with protein sequence MADRDIAFAQFVTAKGDGLQRTAYLLCGDWHRAEDLTQVTFTKLYRQWPKLTDREALDGYARKVLVRTFLSERRLGWFRREHVTAEHEDAADRGIGQPEDRMMLLAALARVPKGQRAVLVLRYWEDLSIEDTARLLECSEGTVKSQAARGLQALRTLLDVTPLSPRRGA
- a CDS encoding RNA ligase family protein, translated to MRRHYPRTPHLPWSPGATADDERTADVSGLAGREVVVTEKLDGENTTLYRDGLHARSLDSAHHPSRAWVKSLHGNVSGAIPEGWRVCGENMFARHSLGYDDLDSWFYAFSVWAGDRCLSWDATVRFATSLGIPTPKVLWRGVFDERVLRKLRLDLSRQEGYVVRAADSFTFDKFRHRVAKWVRTGHVQTDQHWMLAPVVANGRGPASALWDVRAGMAPDVPALLNAVGFDAVEDLGDVVGRLDLLGRRGDARLSGVLATMLRGQSRWRVAADLVAPLGMRLARQVADLTGLYGRLLTPFPDEERRVGLTRLALAADLGVLHAVAAAAQPDNPEVEWSSLHAEEAGLLGANPFEPLKSALRMQALDEDVADRCWAEARCRISTAAEAIPLSWRWRSGDFPRLIAMIGPSGSGKSQFIASLKGIDEVVSLDDLREARGSRADQSANSAIFHLGVRQLDQTLKPGRTVVWDATSLNRRQRGMIETVAARRDALVTNAVLLVPAEELFRRNGNRRHPVPSEVLSAQLGRFSPPYPGEAHRTWYVGPSGRVEDAAGALGREEG